One stretch of Excalfactoria chinensis isolate bCotChi1 chromosome 2, bCotChi1.hap2, whole genome shotgun sequence DNA includes these proteins:
- the IRX4 gene encoding iroquois-class homeodomain protein IRX-4 — protein MSYPQFGYPYSSAPQFLMSTNSLTPCCESSGRTLPESGPAAPAQTPVYCPVYESRLLATARHELNSAAALGVYGGPYGGPQGYGNYVTYGTEAPAFYSLNTLEAKDGGGSAHAGISPAAAYYPYEHSLSQYQYDRYGAMDGGTRRKNATRETTSTLKAWLQEHRKNPYPTKGEKIMLAIITKMTLTQVSTWFANARRRLKKENKMTWPPRNKCSDEKRPYEEEEEEEEECSQEDAMKSEKAEEPTGKEEKELELSDLEDLDAAESESSECEMRRPFPHQHPHPLPGGGPPPRATEPPAAAAEDEEEEAVELRARGCLKPAAEECEATLLGARPRGCEAKLCFPQGQPLLEAKPRIWSLAHTATSLNQAEYPSCMLKRPGGSAAAAVSAPVNVMDRHQDSPVTNLRNWVDGVFHDPLFRHSTLNQALSNTTVSWATTKGAILETGALGRSVGNGANVLKGQLANLAHQDSSKEFLAFPKAGSKMFCS, from the exons ATGTCCTACCCGCAGTTCGGCTACCCCTATTCCTCCGCGCCCCAG TTCCTGATGAGCACCAACTCCCTGACACCCTGCTGCGAGTCCAGCGGCCGCACGCTGCCCGAGTCGGGCCCGGCCGCTCCAGCACAGACGCCGGTCTATTGTCCCGTCTACGAGAGCCGCTTGCTCGCCACCGCCCGCCACGAGCTCAACTCCGCCGCCGCTCTGGGGGTCTACGGCGGCCCCTACGGTGGCCCCCAGGGCTACGGGAACTACGTGACCTACGGCACCGAGGCGCCCGCCTTCTACTCGCTG AACACTTTGGAGGCGAAGGACGGCGGAGGCTCTGCGCATGCGGGCATCTCCCCGGCGGCTGCTTACTACCCCTACGAGCACAGCCTCAGCCAGTACCAGTACGACAG GTACGGGGCGATGGACGGCGGCACGCGGCGGAAGAATGCCACCCGGGAGACCACCAGCACGCTGAAGGcctggctgcaggagcaccGCAAGAACCCCTACCCCACCAAGGGCGAGAAGATCATGCTGGCCATCATCACCAAGATGACCCTCACCCAGGTCTCCACCTGGTTCGCCAACGCCCGCCGCCGCCTCAAGAAGGAGAACAAGATGACGTGGCCGCCTCGGAACAAGTGTTCAGACGAGAAGCGGCCCTacgaagaggaggaggaggaagaggaggaatgCTCGCAGGAAGACGCTATGAAGAGCGAGAAGGCCGAGG AGCCCACGggcaaggaggagaaggagctAGAGCTCAGCGACCTGGAGGATTTGGACGCCGCCGAGTCGGAGAGCTCCGAGTGCGAGATGAGGCGGCCCTTCCCGCACCAGCATCCTCACCCGCTGCCGGGCGGcggccccccgccccgcgccaCCgagccccccgccgccgccgccgaggacgaggaggaggaggcggtgGAGCTCCGGGCCCGCGGCTGCCTAAAGCCGGCGGCGGAGGAGTGCGAGGCGACCCTGCTCGGAGCTCGGCCGCGCGGCTGCGAGGCCAAGCTGTGCTTCCCGCAGGGCCAGCCGCTGCTGGAGGCCAAGCCCCGCATCTGGTCCCTGGCGCACACCGCCACCTCCCTCAACCAGGCCGAGTATCCCTCCTGCATGCTGAAGCGGCCGGGGGGatcggccgccgccgccgtctCCGCCCCGGTTAACGTCATGGACCGGCATCAGGATTCGCCGGTCACTAACCTCAGGAACTGGGTGGACGGGGTGTTTCACGACCCGCTGTTCAGGCACAGTACTTTGAATCAAGCCTTGAGCAACACCACGGTGTCCTGGGCCACCACCAAAGGAGCCATTCTGGAAACGGGCGCCTTGGGACGCTCGGTGGGCAATGGTGCCAACGTGCTTAAGGGGCAGCTGGCCAACCTGGCCCACCAGGACTCGAGCAAAGAGTTTCTCGCCTTTCCCAAAGCAGGGAGCAAAATGTTTTGCTCCTAA